A window of Argopecten irradians isolate NY chromosome 1, Ai_NY, whole genome shotgun sequence contains these coding sequences:
- the LOC138312699 gene encoding telomeric repeat-binding factor 2-like yields the protein MVNVTGRNQTGLTQPNVTVPSAYEAVTELADGLSRFPRLAKVDDSRFEAFCKEAASDVAFAWNETEAAPDVELAPNETEAASDVELAWNETEAASDVELAWNETEATSDVELALNETEAASDVELVWNETEATSDVELAPNETEATSDVELAPNETEAESDVELARNETEAASDVAFAWNETVAASDVAFARNKTEAASDVELAPNETEAAADVELAPNETEAASDVELAWIDTEAASDVELARNETEVASDVELAQNEREAASDVAFAWNKTKAAPDVELAPNETETASDVELAWNETEAASDVELAPN from the exons atggtgaacgtAACAGGACGTAATCAAACGGGATTGACGCAACCAAACGTAACAGTGCCGAGTGCGTACGAGGCTGTAACAGAACTTGCAGACG GTTTGTCACGGTTTCCACGGCTAGCCAAGGTCGATGATAGCCGTTTCGAAGCGTTTTGTAAAG AAGCCGCATCTGATGTAGCGTTTGCCTGGAATGAGACAGAAGCCGCACCTGATGTGGAGCTTGCCCCGAATGAGACAGAAGCCGCATCTGATGTGGAGCTTGCCTGGAATGAGACAGAAGCCGCATCTGATGTGGAGCTTGCCTGGAATGAGACAGAAGCCACATCTGATGTGGAGCTTGCCCTGAATGAGACAGAAGCCGCATCTGATGTGGAACTTGTCTGGAATGAGACAGAAGCCACATCTGATGTGGAGCTTGCCCCGAATGAGACAGAAGCCACATCTGATGTGGAGCTTGCCCCGAATGAGACAGAAGCCGAATCTGATGTGGAGCTTGCCCGGAATGAGACAGAAGCCGCATCTGATGTAGCGTTTGCCTGGAATGAGACAGTAGCCGCATCTGATGTGGCGTTTGCCAGGAATAAGACAGAAGCCGCATCTGATGTGGAACTTGCCCCGAATGAGACTGAAGCCGCAGCTGATGTTGAGCTTGCCCCGAATGAGACAGAAGCCGCATCTGATGTGGAGCTTGCCTGGATTGATACAGAAGCCGCATCTGATGTGGAGCTTGCACGAAATGAGACAGAAGTCGCATCTGATGTGGAGCTTGCCCAAAATGAGAGAGAAGCCGCATCTGATGTGGCGTTTGCCTGGAATAAGACAAAAGCCGCACCTGATGTGGAGCTTGCCCCGAATGAGACAGAAACCGCATCTGATGTGGAGCTTGCCTGGAATGAGACAGAAGCCGCATCTGATGTGGAACTTGCCCCGAATTAG
- the LOC138312798 gene encoding uncharacterized abhydrolase domain-containing protein DDB_G0269086-like: protein MELARNETEVASDVKLARNDTEAASDVELAQNETEAASDVELSWIDTEAASDVAFARNKIEAASDVELAWINTEAASDVAFARIDTEAASDVDLARNETEAASDVELAWIDTEAASVVDLAPNETEAASDVELSWNDRSHRSQAASDVAFARNETEAASDVELAWIDTEAASDVALARNETEAASDVELAWIDSEAASDVDLAPNETEAASDVELSWIDTEAASDVAFARNETEAASDVELAWIDTEAASDVELAPNETEAAPDVEFAPNESEAAFDVELAPNETEAASDVELAWIDTNIRI, encoded by the exons ATGGAGCTTGCACGGAATGAGACAGAAGTCGCATCTGATGTGAAGCTTGCCCGGAATGATACAGAAGCCGCATCTGATGTGGAGCTTGCCCAAAATGAGACAGAAGCCGCATCTGATGTGGAGCTTTCCTGGATTGATACAGAAGCCGCATCTGATGTGGCGTTTGCCCGGAATAAGATAGAAGCTGCATCTGATGTGGAGCTTGCATGGATTAATACAGAAGCTGCATCTGATGTGGCGTTTGCTCGAATTGATACAGAAGCCGCATCTGATGTGGACCTTGCACGGAATGAGACAGAAGCCGCATCTGATGTGGAGCTTGCCTGGATTGATACAGAAGCCGCATCTGTTGTGGACCTTGCCCCCAATGAGACAGAAGCCGCATCTGATGTGGAGCTTTCCTGGAATGACAGAAGCCACAGAAGCC AAGCCGCATCTGATGTGGCGTTTGCCCGGAATGAGACAGAAGCTGCATCTGATGTGGAGCTTGCCTGGATTGATACAGAAGCCGCATCTGATGTGGCGCTTGCACGGAATGAGACAGAAGCCGCATCTGATGTGGAGCTTGCCTGGATTGATTCAGAAGCCGCATCTGATGTGGACCTTGCCCCCAATGAGACAGAAGCCGCATCTGATGTGGAGCTTTCCTGGATTGATACAGAAGCCGCATCTGATGTGGCGTTTGCCCGGAATGAGACAGAAGCTGCATCTGATGTGGAGCTTGCCTGGATTGATACAGAAGCCGCATCTGATGTGGAGCTTGCCCCGAATGAGACTGAAGCTGCACCTGATGTGGAGTTTGCCCCGAATGAGTCAGAAGCCGCATTTGACGTTGAGCTTGCCCCCAATGAGACAGAAGCCGCATCTGATGTGGAACTTGCCTGGATTGATACAAATATCCGCATCTGA